A region of Myxococcus stipitatus DSM 14675 DNA encodes the following proteins:
- a CDS encoding mannosyltransferase family protein → MSTEVLVSEEARPSATWKTRLRALAAELSFPVGLFIFSRLALFLLARVSLRFDPRLHRAPFTQEGLAGLDAFCRWDCGWYAEIARQGYARPEATNFFPFLPLTAKLLSAITGIGIPVSLVLVANVGGLLSLLVLYRLFRALEGEEVARVSLLLFTAYPFVFFQSAGYPESWMVFFTALAVSLSLSGRPWWAALALGFGGLARHLSLVAGLGLLFQQLRSRGGGWRAWFHRDLLALALPGVMTSLYFVFLWRTFGDPQVWWKVRGSGWAGAWDGLRSWWNGKWGPEVSLYVVTSFIPGVGALLLARHRRWWTLAAFAIPLMLVMWSVGVVGLGRYSASAWPAFLPLGAWLSRHPALRGPVVLGMALFQGMLVFLFVHAYPIN, encoded by the coding sequence ATGTCCACCGAAGTCCTGGTCTCGGAAGAGGCTCGGCCCTCCGCCACCTGGAAGACCCGCCTGCGCGCCCTCGCCGCGGAGCTGTCCTTTCCGGTGGGACTCTTCATCTTCAGCCGGCTGGCGCTGTTCCTCCTCGCGCGGGTCTCGCTGCGGTTCGACCCCCGGCTGCATCGCGCGCCGTTCACCCAAGAGGGGCTCGCGGGGCTGGATGCGTTCTGCCGGTGGGACTGCGGCTGGTACGCGGAGATTGCCCGACAAGGCTATGCGCGCCCCGAGGCCACCAACTTCTTTCCGTTCCTGCCGCTGACGGCGAAGCTCCTGAGCGCGATCACGGGTATTGGCATCCCGGTGTCGCTGGTGCTCGTGGCGAACGTGGGCGGGTTGCTGTCGCTCCTCGTGCTGTATCGGCTGTTCCGCGCCTTGGAAGGGGAGGAGGTGGCACGGGTCTCGCTGCTGCTCTTCACGGCCTATCCCTTCGTGTTCTTCCAGTCCGCGGGCTACCCCGAATCGTGGATGGTGTTCTTCACGGCGCTCGCCGTCTCACTGAGCCTGAGTGGCCGTCCGTGGTGGGCGGCACTGGCCTTGGGATTCGGAGGGCTGGCGCGCCACCTGTCGCTGGTGGCGGGGCTGGGCTTGCTCTTCCAGCAGCTTCGCTCGCGCGGAGGTGGGTGGAGGGCGTGGTTCCATCGGGACCTGCTCGCGCTGGCGCTGCCCGGGGTGATGACCTCGCTCTACTTCGTCTTCCTGTGGCGGACGTTCGGAGATCCTCAGGTCTGGTGGAAGGTGCGTGGGAGTGGATGGGCGGGGGCCTGGGATGGATTGCGGAGCTGGTGGAACGGTAAGTGGGGGCCGGAGGTGAGCCTCTACGTGGTGACGTCCTTCATCCCAGGCGTGGGCGCGCTGCTGCTGGCGAGGCACCGCCGCTGGTGGACGCTGGCGGCCTTCGCGATACCCTTGATGCTCGTGATGTGGAGCGTGGGGGTGGTGGGGCTCGGGCGCTACAGTGCGTCCGCCTGGCCCGCGTTCCTTCCCCTGGGCGCCTGGCTCAGCCGGCACCCCGCGCTGCGAGGCCCCGTGGTGCTGGGCATGGCGCTCTTCCAGGGCATGCTCGTCTTCCTCTTCGTCCACGCGTACCCCATCAACTAG
- a CDS encoding glycosyltransferase yields MELFPIHLLFIVVLMNRYILGPFLRRLRGRDIDQADDTYQPRVAIVIPLFNEGKGIYHAVRSLLEQDYPSHLLQIVVVDDCSNDDSYAWAQKAAEGTPNVLVMRNPENMGKRKGINRGVKAAVDAEIIVSVDSDVIVDRSAVRNLVRRFVSPRIAAVGGRTFVTNRHQNWLTRMVEIKFHFAQQWLKDLERSFRQVMCLSGCLTAYRRHVLLELEPILEARAIAGVPIKYGEDRFLTRQIVKHDYETVYTLDAFCFTAAPATLAGYFSQQLRWRRSNLVDLFGGLSHAWRLHPVVTVHYVSQLALLLAYPVVIVHNVLTGEFLDILSFHFLVIGLLGIIYRLETRHLPEDRRVHGACFLPMALLMPVTYALFTPLALLTLDSGSWETRGSPSAAKAPSVAGDGSQLPPNPAGESAP; encoded by the coding sequence ATGGAGCTCTTTCCCATCCACCTGCTGTTCATCGTCGTGTTGATGAACCGCTACATCCTCGGTCCGTTCCTGCGGCGCCTGCGCGGACGCGACATCGACCAGGCCGACGACACCTACCAGCCGCGCGTCGCCATCGTCATCCCCCTCTTCAACGAGGGCAAGGGCATCTACCACGCGGTGCGCAGCCTGCTGGAGCAGGACTATCCCAGCCACCTGCTTCAAATCGTGGTGGTGGACGACTGCTCCAACGACGACAGCTACGCGTGGGCGCAGAAGGCCGCGGAGGGCACGCCCAACGTCCTGGTGATGCGCAACCCCGAGAACATGGGCAAGCGCAAGGGCATCAACCGGGGCGTCAAGGCCGCGGTCGACGCGGAGATCATCGTCTCGGTGGACTCGGACGTCATCGTGGACCGGTCCGCCGTGCGCAACCTGGTGCGGCGCTTCGTCAGCCCGCGCATCGCCGCCGTGGGCGGTCGCACCTTCGTGACCAACCGCCACCAGAACTGGCTGACCCGGATGGTGGAGATCAAGTTCCACTTCGCCCAGCAGTGGCTCAAGGACCTGGAGCGCAGCTTCCGTCAGGTGATGTGCCTGTCGGGCTGTCTCACCGCGTACCGCCGCCATGTGCTGCTGGAGCTGGAGCCCATCCTGGAGGCGCGCGCCATCGCCGGGGTGCCCATCAAGTACGGCGAGGACCGCTTCCTGACGCGGCAGATCGTCAAGCACGACTACGAAACGGTCTACACGCTCGACGCGTTCTGCTTCACCGCCGCGCCCGCGACCCTCGCGGGCTACTTCTCTCAACAGCTCCGGTGGCGGCGCTCCAACCTGGTGGACCTGTTCGGTGGCCTGTCCCACGCGTGGCGACTGCACCCGGTGGTGACCGTCCACTACGTGTCCCAATTGGCGCTGCTGCTCGCCTACCCCGTGGTCATCGTCCACAACGTCCTCACCGGGGAGTTCCTGGACATCCTCTCGTTTCACTTCCTGGTCATCGGACTGCTGGGAATCATCTACCGGCTGGAGACGCGGCACCTGCCCGAGGACCGGCGTGTGCATGGTGCGTGCTTCCTGCCCATGGCGCTGCTGATGCCCGTGACGTACGCGCTCTTCACGCCGCTGGCCCTGCTGACGCTGGACTCGGGGAGCTGGGAGACCCGCGGCAGCCCCAGCGCGGCGAAGGCGCCCTCCGTGGCTGGCGACGGCAGCCAGCTTCCGCCCAATCCCGCCGGTGAGAGCGCCCCATGA
- a CDS encoding carboxypeptidase-like regulatory domain-containing protein, producing MCGLLGGAAMMGAGCGVPDASVEPQPSAEMSTSLGPCVPSTSGTTVCGAVVTAVGVPIAGAQVDLRGTRTVTAADGSFSVAAAVPVGAPLTITAPGYMPHVGAVTRNVLGATFVLHPLHRQTFTGGTATVTDPRSGASVTLNLASLQGASASDQPVPPFTVGVRFIDTGFLAMPGSDGAVNLTGQQVFLETRGAIYTEVRDSRGTLLKLRAGATAQVFIPLTRDMAGTAPANIALWSMPVGSNQWAQQPSNATRSANQNQCSSRATVTCNVDDCNRISTSGFRGNTNEIGFINADIEKTNPACLRIDVNAAALPPGTVLPICLELEIPIPSGGSQTRNICVGAGTDILYNLPFNTNLTVRQAAGMGCPPPPGTSVTVNTGAPWGGTGVPASPSQCNGVLTLPPLP from the coding sequence TTGTGCGGTCTGCTCGGCGGCGCCGCGATGATGGGTGCTGGCTGTGGCGTGCCCGACGCGAGCGTCGAGCCGCAACCCTCCGCGGAGATGTCCACGTCGCTGGGCCCCTGTGTCCCGTCCACGAGCGGGACGACGGTCTGTGGCGCGGTGGTCACCGCCGTGGGAGTACCCATCGCGGGCGCCCAGGTGGACCTGCGCGGGACGCGCACGGTGACGGCCGCGGATGGCTCGTTCTCGGTCGCGGCGGCGGTGCCGGTCGGAGCCCCGCTGACCATCACCGCGCCGGGGTACATGCCCCACGTGGGCGCCGTCACGCGCAACGTGCTGGGGGCGACCTTCGTGCTGCACCCGCTCCATCGGCAGACCTTCACGGGGGGCACCGCGACGGTGACGGACCCTCGCAGCGGTGCGTCCGTCACGCTCAACCTGGCGTCGCTCCAGGGCGCGTCGGCGAGTGACCAGCCTGTCCCGCCGTTCACGGTGGGCGTGCGCTTCATCGACACGGGCTTCCTGGCGATGCCCGGCTCGGACGGCGCGGTGAACCTGACGGGCCAGCAGGTCTTCCTGGAGACCCGAGGGGCCATCTACACGGAGGTGCGTGACTCCAGGGGAACGCTGCTCAAGCTGCGCGCGGGCGCGACGGCGCAGGTCTTCATCCCGCTGACGCGGGACATGGCTGGCACGGCGCCGGCGAACATCGCGCTGTGGTCCATGCCGGTGGGCAGCAACCAGTGGGCGCAGCAGCCGTCCAACGCGACGCGCTCGGCGAACCAGAACCAGTGCTCCAGCCGCGCGACGGTGACGTGCAACGTGGATGACTGCAACCGCATCTCGACCAGCGGCTTCCGGGGCAATACCAACGAGATTGGCTTCATCAACGCCGACATCGAGAAGACCAACCCCGCGTGTCTGCGCATCGACGTGAACGCCGCCGCGCTGCCGCCCGGCACGGTGCTCCCCATCTGCCTGGAGCTGGAGATTCCCATCCCGTCCGGCGGCTCCCAGACGCGCAACATCTGCGTGGGTGCGGGCACGGACATCCTCTACAACCTGCCCTTCAACACCAACCTCACCGTCCGCCAGGCCGCGGGCATGGGCTGCCCGCCTCCTCCGGGCACCAGCGTGACGGTGAATACGGGGGCGCCGTGGGGCGGAACGGGTGTCCCGGCGAGCCCCAGCCAATGCAATGGCGTGCTGACGTTGCCGCCGCTGCCGTGA
- a CDS encoding phosphatase domain-containing protein, producing MDSHAATKKLETLRMLMAGHTDTSEERRILSLLRDASAAELNFLLANIDLESLLGDLDDGIFGPDHHTQLLDMLCRERAAQLALPLRASLVTALQRGATPALAERCVRDLFLSLHGRELTTFKNLLDAGNNHQDLEKLLFDDVDDPALREDILTHIGREAEAAPSGENKVLSDIDDTFYANLKDTRYPSKTVYPGVLAFYAELDRGPGLIPGREGDLTFVTARPMDPLGAVENLTFDSLRKHGVPPHVVLSGSLTHLLGNSRIAAKKFDNFQRYARIFPEYGFVFVGDSGQGDVEFGDKMLSAAPHGVHAVFIHDVVETPEATRRTWRDKRIYFFDTYVGAALEAFALGLISRDGLARVAIAARESMEGIAFTSAAQRDARKAELTRDLQRADAVTSPSPAAAH from the coding sequence ATGGACTCGCACGCCGCGACGAAGAAGCTGGAGACGCTGCGAATGCTCATGGCCGGCCACACCGACACGAGCGAGGAGCGCCGCATCCTGAGCCTGTTGCGCGACGCCAGCGCCGCGGAGCTGAATTTTCTCTTGGCCAACATCGACCTCGAGTCCCTGCTGGGTGACCTGGACGATGGCATCTTCGGACCCGACCACCACACGCAGCTGTTGGACATGCTCTGCCGGGAGCGGGCCGCCCAGCTGGCCCTGCCCTTGCGCGCCAGCCTGGTCACGGCGCTCCAGCGAGGCGCCACCCCCGCCCTGGCGGAGCGGTGTGTCCGGGACTTGTTCCTGAGCCTCCACGGCCGCGAGCTGACCACCTTCAAGAACCTGCTCGACGCGGGCAACAACCACCAGGACCTGGAGAAGCTGCTCTTCGACGACGTGGATGACCCGGCGCTTCGCGAGGACATCCTCACGCACATCGGCCGCGAGGCGGAGGCCGCGCCGAGTGGCGAGAACAAGGTCCTCAGCGACATCGACGACACCTTCTACGCCAACCTCAAGGACACCCGGTACCCGTCCAAGACGGTGTACCCCGGCGTGCTGGCCTTCTACGCCGAGCTGGACCGAGGCCCCGGCCTCATCCCGGGCCGCGAGGGAGACCTCACCTTCGTCACGGCCCGGCCCATGGACCCGCTGGGCGCCGTGGAGAACCTGACGTTCGACAGCCTGCGCAAGCACGGCGTGCCGCCCCACGTCGTGCTCTCCGGGAGCCTCACCCATCTGTTGGGCAACTCGCGCATCGCCGCGAAGAAGTTCGACAACTTCCAGCGCTACGCCCGCATCTTCCCCGAGTACGGCTTCGTCTTCGTGGGCGACAGCGGACAGGGGGACGTGGAGTTCGGCGACAAGATGCTCTCCGCGGCGCCCCACGGCGTCCACGCCGTCTTCATCCACGACGTGGTGGAGACCCCCGAGGCCACGCGCCGCACGTGGCGGGACAAGCGCATCTACTTCTTCGACACGTACGTGGGCGCCGCGCTGGAGGCCTTCGCGCTGGGGCTCATCTCGCGCGATGGCCTGGCACGGGTGGCCATCGCGGCGCGAGAGTCGATGGAGGGCATCGCCTTCACGTCCGCGGCGCAGCGGGATGCCCGCAAGGCGGAGCTCACCCGGGACCTGCAGCGCGCGGACGCGGTGACGTCGCCCTCGCCCGCGGCGGCGCACTGA